In Musa acuminata AAA Group cultivar baxijiao chromosome BXJ3-9, Cavendish_Baxijiao_AAA, whole genome shotgun sequence, a single genomic region encodes these proteins:
- the LOC135649925 gene encoding serine/threonine-protein kinase PCRK1-like, which translates to MCFLFLNGATKAELQSRFSASIRSNSTTSTERDMRRSGSELNSRDVSSDATDYMERPLYPSFSQITSNLRVFTFSELRTATRNFSRSLMVGEGGFGCVYKGTIKSLEDPNANIEIAVKKLNRKGQQGHKEWLTEVNVLGVVEHPNLVKLIGYCADDDERGLQRLLIYEYLPNGSVEDYLSPQCKRTLSWSMRLRVALDSARGLAYLHEEMDFQIIFRDFKTSNILLDKDWNAKLSDFGFARQGPTEGISHVSTAVVGTVGYAAPDYMQTGRLTAKSDVWSYGVFLYVLITGRRPIDRKRPKGEQKLLEWVKPRISDAKKFHIIMDPRLAGEYSLKSAIKLASVANKCLLRQPNSRPKMSKVLEMVHKIVKSTETGEPQPPLRNCDSEQGNPEAAEKKGPRKTLKILEGMKSVWQGCGSKLVNIF; encoded by the exons ATGTGTTTCCTGTTTCTAAATGGAGCGACGAAGGCAGAGCTCCAATCAAGATTTTCTGCATCAATCAGGTCTAACAGTACAACATCAACTGAACGTGACATGAGAAGATCAGGGTCTGAGTTGAACTCTAGGGATGTTTCCAGTGATGCCACTGATTACATGGAGAGGCCTCTGTACCCTAGCTTCTCCCAGATAACAAGCAATCTCAGGGTTTTCACATTTTCAGAACTGAGGACTGCCACAAGGAACTTTAGCCGGTCGCTAATGGTTGGAGAAGGTGGGTTTGGATGTGTTTACAAGGGAACAATTAAGAGCCTTGAAGATCCAAATGCAAATATTGAGATTGCGGTAAAAAAACTAAATCGTAAGGGACAGCAG GGACATAAAGAATGGTTGACAGAAGTTAATGTTCTTGGGGTGGTTGAGCATCCAAATCTTGTCAAATTGATAGGCTATTGTGCTGACGATGATGAGAGGGGATTACAACGGCTTCTGATATATGAATATTTGCCAAATGGAAGTGTAGAGGACTATCTGTCTCCTCAATGTAAGAGAACACTTTCTTGGTCCATGAGACTAAGGGTAGCTCTTGATTCTGCTCGTGGATTGGCATACTTGCATGAAGAAATGGATTTCCAG ATTATATTCCGTGATTTTAAAACCTCCAATATTCTTTTGGATAAAGACTGGAATGCAAAACTGTCTGACTTTGGCTTTGCTAGACAAGGACCAACAGAAGGAATAAGTCATGTTTCCACAGCG GTTGTAGGAACTGTGGGTTATGCAGCACCTGACTACATGCAAACTGGTCGCCTGACTGCCAAGAGTGATGTATGGAGCTATGGAGTTTTCCTCTATGTACTTATCACAGGCCGTCGACCTATAGATAGAAAACGTCCAAAAGGGGAACAGAAGCTCTTGGAATGGGTGAAGCCACGTATATCTGATGCCAAGAAGTTCCATATAATTATGGATCCAAGGCTGGCAGGTGAGTACTCTTTAAAATCTGCAATAAAGCTTGCTTCTGTGGCGAATAAATGCCTACTGCGGCAGCCAAACTCTAGGCCGAAGATGAGCAAAGTTTTGGAAATGGTGCATAAGATTGTGAAAAGTACAGAAACTGGAGAACCACAGCCCCCATTAAGAAACTGTGATTCAGAACAAGGAAACCCAGAAGCAGCAGAAAAGAAAGGTCCGAGGAAAACTCTTAAAATCTTGGAAGGCATGAAGTCGGTGTGGCAGGGATGTGGGTCAAAGCTTGTAAATATATTTTGA
- the LOC135650077 gene encoding ABC transporter F family member 1-like, which translates to MVSDASKKKAAAKKAAAAAKRGGKSSATSSKATAGVPNGAAVEKLTDGAGSLRISDRTCTGVLASHPLSRDIHIESLSLTFHGHDLIVDSEMELNYGRRYGLLGLNGCGKSTLLSAIGCRELPIPEHMDIYHLTREIEASDMSALEAVINCDEERLRLEKEAEMLAAEDGGGGEALDRIYERLEAIDASTAEKRAAEILYGLGFNKQMQAKKTRDFSGGWRMRIALARALFMNPTILLLDEPTNHLDLEACVWLEETLKKLDRILVVVSHSQDFLNGVCTNIIHMQNKKLKFYTGNYDQYVQTRAELEENQMKQYKWEQEQIASMKEYIARFGHGSAKLARQAQSKEKTLSKMERGGLTEKVVKDKVLVFRFTDVGKLPPPVLQFVGVTFGYTPDNLIYQNLDFGVDLDSRIALVGPNGAGKSTLLKLMTGDLIPLDGMVRRHNHLRIAQFHQHLAEKLDLEMSALQYMMKEYPGNEEERMRAAIGKFGLSGKAQVMPMKNLSDGQRSRVIFAWLAWRQPHMLLLDEPTNHLDIETIDSLAEALNDWDGGLVLVSHDFRLINQVAEEIWVCQNQAVTGWKGDIMDFKEHLRSNAGLSD; encoded by the exons ATGGTGTCGGACGCGAGCAAGAAGAAGGCGGCGGCCAAGAAGGCCGCGGCGGCAGCGAAGAGGGGAGGGAAGTCCTCTGCCACGTCGTCGAAGGCGACCGCCGGGGTGCCGAACGGGGCGGCTGTGGAGAAGCTCACTGATGGAGCTGGATCGCTGCGGATCTCGGATCGGACCTGCACTGGTGTACTCGCCTCGCATCCCCTCTCCAGAGATATCCAT ATTGAGTCCTTATCATTAACCTTTCATGGGCATGACCTTATAGTGGATTCTGAGATGGAGCTCAACTATGGCAG GCGCTATGGTTTGTTGGGACTGAACGGCTGTGGGAAGTCCACTCTCCTCTCAGCAATAGGATGCAGAGAGCTACCCATTCCTGAGCACATGGATATATATCACCTTACCCGAGAGATTGAAGCTTCAGATATGTCTGCCCTGGAGGCTGTCATCAATTGCGATGAAGAAAGATTGAGATTGGAGAAAGAAGCTGAAATGTTAGCTGCTGAG gatggtggtggtggagaagctttggatcgCATCTATGAGCGGTTGGAAGCAATAGATGCATCCACAGCTGAGAAGCGGGCTGCTGAGATTTTGTATGGACTTGGTTTTAATAAACAAATGCAAGCAAAGAAAACACGTGACTTCTCTGGTGGGTGGCGCATGAGGATTGCATTGGCTAGAGCATTGTTTATGAACCCTACCATCCTCTTGCTTGATGAGCCCACAAATCATCTTG ATTTGGAGGCATGTGTCTGGTTGGAAGAGACTCTGAAAAAGCTTGATCGTATCTTAGTTGTGGTATCACATTCTCAGGATTTTCTTAATGGTGTCTGTACCAACATCATCCACATGCAGAACAAGAAGCTTAAATTCTACACTGGCAACTATGACCAATATGTCCAGACTCGTGCAGAGCTGGAAGAAAACCAGATGAAGCAGTACAAGTGGGAGCAGGAGCAAATTGCTTCTATGAAAGAGTACATTGCTCGTTTTGGTCATGGTTCTGCTAAACTGGCCCGTCAAGCCCAAAGTAAGGAGAAAACCCTTTCCAAGATGGAACGCGGTGGACTGACAGAAAAAGTTGTGAAGGACAAAGTGTTGGTCTTTCGCTTCACGGATGTCGGTAAACTCCCTCCGCCAGTCCTGCAATTTGTGGGAGTAACTTTCGGCTACACTCCAGATAACCTCATTTATCAGAACCTTGATTTCGGAGTGGACCTTGATTCCAGAATAGCACTAGTAGGGCCCAATGGTGCTGGGAAGAGCACATTGCTCAAGCTGATGACCGGTGATCTTATTCCTCTTGATGGAATGGTTAGGCGGCACAATCATCTTAGAATTGCCCAGTTTCATCAGCATCTAGCCGAGAAGCTTGATTTAGAGATGTCAGCACTTCAGTACATGATGAAAGAATACCCAGGCAACGAGGAAGAGAGGATGAGGGCTGCAATCGGAAAGTTTGGACTGTCAGGAAAGGCACAGGTGATGCCAATGAAGAACTTGTCAGATGGTCAGAGGAGCAGGGTGATCTTTGCTTGGCTGGCCTGGAGGCAACCCCATATGCTGCTGCTCGACGAGCCGACAAATCATCTGGATATCGAGACCATTGACTCCCTAGCAGAAGCACTGAATGACTGGGATGGGGGTCTGGTGTTGGTGAGCCACGACTTCAGATTGATCAATCAGGTGGCTGAGGAGATTTGGGTGTGCCAGAACCAAGCGGTGACGGGGTGGAAGGGTGACATCATGGATTTTAAGGAGCATCTGAGGAGCAATGCAGGGTTGTCTGATTAA